Genomic segment of Chloroflexota bacterium:
GTGAGCGGGATAGCACCAGACTCTGATAGGTGGCAGAAGGCATTTGATCCGGCCGCCCGGACCGGTCGCTTTCTGGTCGATCTGGCGGTCCGCTACCCGGATCGCAAGATCGCCCTCTTTGGCGTGGAGGCGGATCTGGATCTCTACAGGGCTTGTTTGGTCAACATGCGGCTCTATGCCTGGAACAGACCCTACTTCATCCTCTGCGCCGATTCCCTGATAGTCGACGTCGGGTTGAACAGCCCTAACTGGCGTTATGCGAATCTGTGGAACCCACCTGACTGGCAAGAGGTGATGCTGACAGTGCATGGCCGAACTTGCCGGTAGTAGCCAGAGTTGGATGGCAGGCTGGCCCTCTCACTGGAATATGACAAGCGCGTCAGGAGCAGGACAGGGAAAGAAATAGGGTATCCAATAGCAGGAGCCCTTTTGGGGGAAAGTGGGGTGGGGGACAAGCATTGGCTTGAACCGGGGAGGAATCCAGCCGCGATAACACACACCGATGACCAAAGAACTTGAGTTCAGATCGGTAACCGGGGAAGCACTGGTGAAGGAGCTTCAGGCCCGGGTTGAACAGATGTCCGATCCAGAGCGCAAATACGATGTTCAGGTTGGGCTCAAGGACGTCGAGTTTAGGGTTAACGAAAAGTGCGCCGCAGAGATGGGCATTTCTTTGCCTTTGCGTGGCATTGACCAAGCAGAAGATTGCCTCCAGGCAAGGATTCTGGTCCCCACCCGATTCGTAGAGACAGATGGGACAGTGCATCAAGTCATCTGGTTTGACCCCACTCCTGTTGGCTACAGCGGCTTCATGGATTGCGTCACTCATTCCTTGGCGCTAACCGACAGAGGCCTATTTGAGCTCGGCCGTTATCTAGCGACACGGCTGGCCGAACTTTCAAAGGCCTGGCACTGGTTCATTCACCGTCGGTGGATGAAGACCGAAGAAGTAGAGGAGCTGGAGAGGACGGGCAAATCTCCTGAGCAGATCGTTGATCTGATCTATGCTGCATTGACGGGGAAGACGAGGGGGAAACAGGGGCGAGAGGGTGACGATAAACTGGAATAAGGCATTTTCAGCGTATCCGGGGCGCTCCCAAACTCACGGGGATGATGTGTTTCGGCAACCTCCACCTTTCTATCTGTCTTGGCCAGAGGCCCTCCGATGTCTGCAGGGGAGAGGGGTGATCCCGTCGCACAAGGTATCTTTTGCGACGCAGTTTTGAATCTGCGCCTGATTTGCACTCTGCTATAGTCACTTTGCCGAGCGTGGCGATTCAAAGGAGGCCATCCTATAGTGTAGCGAAGTAGGTCAGGATTTTCGGCGTTCGCTGTGGGTTTGACTCAGTGTGGCTGGACATTCTTCGTTTCCTGGCATCAGAAACAACCCTGGGTCCAACCCATGTGCCAGCGTCTGGAGATTCTTCTTGCTGCTGAAAATCCTCTTGCGCATATCGGCTTATACTCTCCAAAGCCGTTGTACATGACTACGCTGTCCACCCTCCCCTACCCTATCGTCCCTTTCCGACCTGGCTGGCACACTTGCATTTCACTGTAGTGGCAGCCACCTGCTCAAAGAGACACCCCGATATCAAGCCTATGAGAGCAGCGGGTTGCCGCTCAAATGACCCAAGGCGCGTCGAGGCTGACTGAAACAGGAAGTCCGGTATTAACCCTGACAGCGAGCGCCCTGCGATGAGGTATCCGCTCTGGTCTGGCGAAAAAATCGTGCAGGTTCGATGCCGCATCCAAGTAGACATTCCGATCCTTAGAGCGATCTCGAACTGAGGCAACAGCTCGCTCTGCCGAGGCTATCACCTGCTCTAGTTCGTTCATTTCTCCAGAGATGCCGTCCGGGTAACTTTGGCCGCTTGATCTGCCCCCGTCTTTTCCAAAGAGCGTCGCCTAATGCCCCCTCTGCGAAACCTTAGACTGTCGGCAATGTCTCGTGTCGATTTGATGGCATGATCCCACAGGTCGCGTCCGGCCAAGGTGTCGCTTTTCCACACGTGGGAAACAGCACTTGCGGTGAGCCCCCAGGGTGGCTTGTCCTATCGAACTCCGCAACCACTCTCTGCAAGCCTCACTTGCCACGAGTCGGCTCCCGTGCTATAATAATATACGCATTTACAACTCAAAGGGCTTTGTCTGGCTGACGGGCAAATTCGGTTGGCATGAACAACATAGCCCGTCTTTCTCCGAGGCATGGTTTCTCTCGCTGACGAGGCATGGCCACGGCGCAGTGAACGTCATGGGTTACATATTGCTCCCTACCAGGCTCCTGAGCGGTAATCCGGGGTGGAGGGGTTGTAGCATCATAGGAGGGTCAATATAGTGGAGGAGCAGGAGCGGATGAACAAACAACTGCGCGACCTCATCGAGATCATCCACTTCACCGAGAGCGTGTCCGCGAAGATACATGGTCTGTTAGATCAGGAGCAGGTCTACCAGACGGTGAAGGACGAATTCCTCAAGTCCCAAAGGTACAGCATGAGTATTGCGCTCTTGACGGATGATCCATCCAAACTCAGGATCGCAGAAGTGTCGTTTTCCCCCCGCAGATTGAGAACGCTAAAGGGGCTGGAGAAGATCATTGGAATCACGCTGCAAGACTACAGGATCGATCTGAACACGTCAAGCGTCTACCGCCAAGTCGTGAGGGAGCGAAAGGTCATCTGCATCAAGAGTTCGGATGTTATAGCAGAATTTCTCCCGCGTCCACTGGCCGATCTGGTAGTGAAAGGCATGGGCCATCAAAACAAATACTCCGTCCTAGCGCCGTTGAGTCTGCATGGCGAGGTCATTGGGGTCCTCGCGATGTCTTCGACCGACCTGGCCGAGCAGTTCATTCCCTCGGTGCGAAGCCTCGCCCAGCACATCTCCAGCGCGTTGGAACTGGCGGATGAATGTGCCAGGCGCAAGCAGGCAGAGGAGGCATTGGAACGCAGTGAAAAGCGTCTTCGGGCTTTGCTCGAAAACGCTTCGGACTACACTTTTGTGCTGAGCCCGACAGGAGCGATATGCTATGCAAACCCATCGGTTGTGCGACTGGTCGGACATTCACTAGAAGAGACAATCGGCCGGAATTGGTCTGCATTTGTTGAGCCTGAAGATCTACCAGAGACGATGCTGGCACTCGCGCAGCTACTCGAGCAGCCAGGTGGTACCATGCGCAGGCAAATCCGCATTCGACACAAAGACGGCTCGTGGCGTGTCATCGAGGCCGTAGCCAGGAACCTTCTCAACGATCCGGCGGTAGCAGGCATTCTTATCAATGCCCGCGACATCACCGAACGCAAATTGGCTGAGGAACAACTACAGAAAAGTGAAGGCTCGTTGCGAGCGCTCCTGAACGCCATCACGGAGTCAGCGGCCTTGATAGATGCGGAGGGGATCGTCCATGCGGCGAACGAATCACTGGCGAAGAGAGTGGGGACTACGGTTGACAAACTCGTGGGCTCCTGCGTCTACGACTTTTTCTCTCCGGAGCTGGCCAGATCGAGAAAGGCGCGCGTGGACGAGATCTTTCGCACGGGCAAGCCCGCCTCATGGCAAGATATACGCTCGGGCAGGTACATCAACAACTACCTCTACCCCGTATTCGACGCGGAAGGAAAGGTGATCCAGGTCGCGGTTTTTGGCATCGATGTGACCGAGCGTAAGCAAGCGGAGGAACAACTCAACCGCGCAGAGAAAATGGCCTCCTTGGGGGTGTTGGCCACGGGTATCGCTCACGAAGTACGCAATCCCCTGGGCATTATCTCCTCCTGCACCGAGTTGCTACTGGAGCACTCTGACGACCCCGAAGTGCGTGGCCAGTGTGTCCGCAAGATCCAGGTTGCCGTCCGGCGGGCCTCTCACATTGTGGAGAGCGTGCTGAAGTTCGCCCGTCCAGAGGAGGCGCCAATGGGAGAACTTGAGGTTCAGTGTGTGTTGGAAGAGACTCTCGACCTCCTGGCGGAGTATATGACCTTGCAGAGAGTGAGGCTGCACAAAGAGTTCCAAGCCAACCTTCCCCCTGTCATAGGCAATCGTCACCTTTTGCAGCGGGTGTTCTCCAACCTGGTCGTCAACGCCTGCAACGCCATGCCTCAGGGTGGAACGCTGACCGTGACCACGCGCGCCTCTGGCTCGGACGGAGTCGAGATCCAGTTTGATGACACCGGTCATGGCATTCCTCCAGAACATCTGCCCAGGATCTTCGATCCGTTTTTCACTGCCGGGCCTGTGGGCCAGGGGGCTGGTCTGGGGCTCTCTATCAGCCACGGCATCATCCAGCAGCACCGCGGCGTCATCGAAGTACAGAGCGAGGTGGGCAAGGGTTCCACTTTTATTGTGCGGCTGCCTTGCAAGAGCGTTAACAGCTGACAACCCAAACCGGTTGCGCGGGCCCTCGTTAGGAGTCCGCCTGCGCTGGCTTGTCCTATCACCCGCTGCCTGTTGGTTCTGAGCGGCTACAAGGAGGCCAAAATGGAAGGGAGGCCCCTGCGGATTTTGGTGGTGGATGATGAGAAAGACCTGGTCTGGGCTTTGCAGTACAGCCTGAGCGACGAGGGCTACGAGGTGTTCGGTGCCTACGATGGAGTGCAAGCCCTGGCCCTGGCGCGGCGTCATCGCCCCGACCTTGTGGTCCTGGACATTACCATGCGCGGCATGGATGGCCTGGAGACTTGTCGGAGTCTGCGCCGCGATCCTGCCTTGGGAGCCGTCCCCATCCTGTTCCTCACCGTGCGCAGCGACGTCAAGGACCGGGTCACAGCGCTGAATCAAGGAGGCGACGATTACATAGTCAAACCCTTCGACCTGCGGGAGTTGAAAGCCCGCATCGGGGCTCTGCTGCGCCGGAGCCGAGGGCGCGCGGGGAACGGTCTGGGACTACAAGACCAGGGTTCACTCGTGATAGGCCCTCTCACCCTCGACCTGCACCGTCGCCAAGTCCGGGTCGGGGAAAAGATCTCACTCCTGACTCCGGTAGAGTTTGATCTTCTGCACTATCTGATGGTCCACTACGGCGAAGTGTTCTCCACTGAGCAATTGCTGCAAGGGGTATGGAACTTCGCCCCGGGAGCGGGTGGTCATAGCGTGGTGCGTTGGCACATCAAGAATCTGCGCCGCAAGATCGAGCCCGATCCTGCCCACCCAGTGTATATCCGCACCGTGGCGCGCCACGGCTACATGCTGCTATGTGAGGAATGAAACGTGATGAGGAATAGTGGTGCGGGTTGCCTCAGAAAGATCCTTCTTTCGCTCCTCTACCCCCATTCTAACGCAAAACTCGCGCAAAACCAACGCCCAGCCTGCCCTTCCGAGTACTTAGGTAACTGGACTTTTCGGGGGGGGGGTGATATAATGGTATTGCTTGGCATAATGTTCATAAAGATATTCTGAAACAAACGTACGTTTACAAGTGCAGACGTTTCATGACTTGACAGCCTACTTATAGTGTTGCGATGAGGTCGTATGTGCGTTGATGCGCACATGACGTGATCAATCACACTTCGAGGGAGAGAGCAACGTGGGTCGCCGTCCACGAGCCGGTCAGACTATCAAAGTCCTGTTGGCCGACGATCAGGCGCTTGCCAGAGAGCTCCTGAAGCCCTTGCTGCATCAACACGGCGTCGAGATCATTGACCAGGCATTCAGCTGTCGGGAACTGGTGCAGAAGTCCCAGGAATTATTGCCCCATATCATCCTCTTAAACGCTTCCATGCCCGGCACAGAGGCCGACGAGGTGTGCCAATCCATCCTCACTCAGGAGCCGGAGGCCAAAGTTCTCGCCTACTTCCATCCCAAGGAGTGGCGATGGCTTGTATCGGCTGATGGGACAGAGATAGCCGTAAGTATTAGCACAGCGGAGGAATTGATACGCACCATTCGCGCCATGGCCAGGGGGCGATTCGTCGCCCGTTCAGTTGGTCCGAGAATGGCATTTCAGGCTGTCCCGTCCGCAGATGCTGGAAGAACGGCTGAACTCAATGACACACAAGTGAATATCCTCGAGTTGCTCGCGAAAGGACTCAGCAACCGGCAGATTGCCGAAGAACTAGGATTGCAAGTACAGACCATCAAGAACAATTTGGGCACTATCTTTCGCGAACTTGGCGTGACCAACCGCACCGCGGCGGTAATGATGGCGCTGGGGCTGGGTTTCATTTCCCTGGAGCCGTTAGAGAATGAGCCTGAATTGCCTAATTCGTAAGGTTTCGTCCGGAGAGGCAACGACTTGCACGACGTGGGCCTCGTCTAACTTTTCCATCGGAAGGCGGTTGGTGGCGCGCGTAAACGTGGAGTAGAGATCATGGGGCGAGTGGCAGAGCGCGGGCCGGTCTCGCAGGATTGCAATGCGGCCTGGCACTTAGACTGACGGGTGCCGGCTACGGCGACCACAATGTTTGAGAGAACAGTGGAACACTTTGGGCATCAGACGATGCAGACCTGCCCCGACTGAGGGAAGAGGGATATGGGCATCGAAACCAGTGGGAAAACCGCAGTGCAAGCAACGGAGGCGCTTTCGTTGCCACTGGACCGCCCGCTGAAGTTCCTTTCGATTCGCCACATACACGCCATTGACGACGCCTTGGCGGCGATTGGTGCTTACGGAGAAGTCAGGCTGATCAAGAACCGGGGCAAACTCCGCTTTATTCAGACAGTCGAGAGTCAGGACTTCTCAGCCAACGAGTGACTAGAACCTGCCATTTCTCAAGGCGGAGCCAGGCACTGGGCACAAGTCAACTGAGTCAGGCGGCTTTGACAGAGGTGAGAAATACCCGGAGGCCGACTTTGCATGCCCCAGACCACGTGTGTGTTAGCCTTCCTGATGATTGTCCGAGATCCAGAGCAGGAGAGCTACGACGATGTTAATGCGAACCAGAGAGCAGAAAACGGCTTGCCCGAGCGGTTCGTCTTGGATATTACTTGCGACCCTGTCTCTGCTGGCCAGTATGATCATTCTGGCCGCGGCTATGGCATCTGCAGGATACACTGAATATTCGGAAAGCAGCACGCCCCCGGGTACCCTGGTCATGACGTTCCAACAAGGGCTTAACGGTTATTCAGGCGCAGAAGATTCATGGATTAGTGCCGCTCATCCAACAAGCAACTATAGCGATGCAATGGATGTTTCTGTTGGTGATTCCTTTAGGCGCGCAGCCCTGTTTCGCTTCGATCTATCGCCCCTTGGGCCCGACTCAATCGTGATATCAGCGACCTTGCGCTTATACGCTGTCGCATGGGGTGGGCAGAACATGGTCCTATCGGCACACTACATATCGCGCACTGTTGTTTATCATGAGGTAACCTGGGAGCAGGCGAGTGCCAGTGAACCATGGGGCACGCCGGGGTGTGAGGATGTTTTCTCTGATCGCAGGGCGGATGCAGAGGATTCCGTAACGACTTTGGGTATATACACCTGGTGTGAGTTTGACCTGACCAGCCTTGTGCAAGGGTGGGTAGATGGCACCCTTGCCAACCAAGGTATCCTCATACGTCAGCAAGAGCCGGGATCCACCTTTTACTTCGCAAGCTCCGAGAACAACGACATGTCAATTCGACCTCAACTAGTTATCATGTACGAAGACCCAGCCGACGGTAGTGAACCCTCACCGAGCCCAACGGCGACTGCCACGGCCACAGAGACTCCCACATCCACACTATCTCCTACTGCCACGCCCACTGTCACGCAGACCGCGACGAGTACTGCGACGCCAACGCCCAGTGCTGGGATCTGGCGTCGGCCGCTGCACTTGCGGTTTGGATGGGATATAGCGCTTGGGTATGGGGGTTTTGATCGATATGATATACGAGTCCTGAACTCAGGGTGGTATTCAGATTGGACATACAGGAAACATCCAGTGCTTCTCCCCGGCTTGCTCTATATGCAACTTATTCGACCTTCGAACCCCCCACCGTGGGACTATCTCGAGGAGGTGATTGCCGCCAATCCGGGCGCTGTGTGGATTCTAGGCAATGAACCGGACTGCAAAATGCAAGACAATATGCTCCCCGATCAATACGCCCAATTCCACCACGATTACTATCACTTCATCAAGAGCCGGGATCCAACGGCATGGGTAGCCAACGGTCCCATAGTTCAGGCTACGCCGCTACGCATGCAATGGCTGGATCTGGTGTGGGCCGCGTATCTAAACCGATATGGCGAACCCATGCCCGTAGACGTGTGGGCGATACATGAGCAGATCACACGGGAGAAAACCGGGGATTGGGGCTGCGATGTGCCCCCAGGGATAAACGTTTCTCAGGGAGAACTCTACACTCTCCAGGATACTGTTAGCGTGCCAATATTCAAGCAGCACATCCAACGAATGCGTACCTGGATGCGTGACAAGGGTCAGCGCGATAAGCCGCTTATCATAACCGAATTTGGATCGCTTCAGCCGTCCATGTACCTCAGAAACGGCGACCAAGATGTCCTTGATTTCATGAAGGGTTGTTTTGATTACTTGGTGAGTGCCGCCGATTCCGCAATCGGCTACCCGCAAGATGACAATCACTTGGTCCAGGCCTGGCTCTGGTTCAGTTTGAATCACCAGATGCAGCACGAATGGGGAGTAGATTACTACAATGGAAGCCTCTTCGACAGCCGGAGTCAGAGTTTTCCCGGCCTCTTGACCAAGTTTGGCGTGTTTTTCTCT
This window contains:
- a CDS encoding PAS domain S-box protein, with the translated sequence MNKQLRDLIEIIHFTESVSAKIHGLLDQEQVYQTVKDEFLKSQRYSMSIALLTDDPSKLRIAEVSFSPRRLRTLKGLEKIIGITLQDYRIDLNTSSVYRQVVRERKVICIKSSDVIAEFLPRPLADLVVKGMGHQNKYSVLAPLSLHGEVIGVLAMSSTDLAEQFIPSVRSLAQHISSALELADECARRKQAEEALERSEKRLRALLENASDYTFVLSPTGAICYANPSVVRLVGHSLEETIGRNWSAFVEPEDLPETMLALAQLLEQPGGTMRRQIRIRHKDGSWRVIEAVARNLLNDPAVAGILINARDITERKLAEEQLQKSEGSLRALLNAITESAALIDAEGIVHAANESLAKRVGTTVDKLVGSCVYDFFSPELARSRKARVDEIFRTGKPASWQDIRSGRYINNYLYPVFDAEGKVIQVAVFGIDVTERKQAEEQLNRAEKMASLGVLATGIAHEVRNPLGIISSCTELLLEHSDDPEVRGQCVRKIQVAVRRASHIVESVLKFARPEEAPMGELEVQCVLEETLDLLAEYMTLQRVRLHKEFQANLPPVIGNRHLLQRVFSNLVVNACNAMPQGGTLTVTTRASGSDGVEIQFDDTGHGIPPEHLPRIFDPFFTAGPVGQGAGLGLSISHGIIQQHRGVIEVQSEVGKGSTFIVRLPCKSVNS
- a CDS encoding response regulator transcription factor, which codes for MEGRPLRILVVDDEKDLVWALQYSLSDEGYEVFGAYDGVQALALARRHRPDLVVLDITMRGMDGLETCRSLRRDPALGAVPILFLTVRSDVKDRVTALNQGGDDYIVKPFDLRELKARIGALLRRSRGRAGNGLGLQDQGSLVIGPLTLDLHRRQVRVGEKISLLTPVEFDLLHYLMVHYGEVFSTEQLLQGVWNFAPGAGGHSVVRWHIKNLRRKIEPDPAHPVYIRTVARHGYMLLCEE
- a CDS encoding response regulator transcription factor, yielding MGRRPRAGQTIKVLLADDQALARELLKPLLHQHGVEIIDQAFSCRELVQKSQELLPHIILLNASMPGTEADEVCQSILTQEPEAKVLAYFHPKEWRWLVSADGTEIAVSISTAEELIRTIRAMARGRFVARSVGPRMAFQAVPSADAGRTAELNDTQVNILELLAKGLSNRQIAEELGLQVQTIKNNLGTIFRELGVTNRTAAVMMALGLGFISLEPLENEPELPNS
- a CDS encoding DNRLRE domain-containing protein, encoding MLMRTREQKTACPSGSSWILLATLSLLASMIILAAAMASAGYTEYSESSTPPGTLVMTFQQGLNGYSGAEDSWISAAHPTSNYSDAMDVSVGDSFRRAALFRFDLSPLGPDSIVISATLRLYAVAWGGQNMVLSAHYISRTVVYHEVTWEQASASEPWGTPGCEDVFSDRRADAEDSVTTLGIYTWCEFDLTSLVQGWVDGTLANQGILIRQQEPGSTFYFASSENNDMSIRPQLVIMYEDPADGSEPSPSPTATATATETPTSTLSPTATPTVTQTATSTATPTPSAGIWRRPLHLRFGWDIALGYGGFDRYDIRVLNSGWYSDWTYRKHPVLLPGLLYMQLIRPSNPPPWDYLEEVIAANPGAVWILGNEPDCKMQDNMLPDQYAQFHHDYYHFIKSRDPTAWVANGPIVQATPLRMQWLDLVWAAYLNRYGEPMPVDVWAIHEQITREKTGDWGCDVPPGINVSQGELYTLQDTVSVPIFKQHIQRMRTWMRDKGQRDKPLIITEFGSLQPSMYLRNGDQDVLDFMKGCFDYLVSAADSAIGYPQDDNHLVQAWLWFSLNHQMQHEWGVDYYNGSLFDSRSQSFPGLLTKFGVFFSEYTGALITPTPTATPVYRTVTVSIPLRRGWNLVSLPVRGTSTAVADVLSSIAGRYQVVYTYDGCTKTWFYYDPSFPSSNTLTDLPEGTAFWIKMTADATLQLTGEAGHHEARSLCRGWNLIGYSRVTPLPIAAALESMSGRYRSLYLYDPESPRQWRAFDVLVYPGFNDLAEMAPGQAFWLWSEHPSVLRFPD